The Streptomyces bacillaris sequence GCTCCTCCACGCCCAGCACCGCCGCCAGCCGGTCCAGCGCCGCCTTGGACGCCCCGTACCCGCCCCACGTCTCGTACGCCTCCGCCGCCGCGTCCGAGCTGACCACCACGACCGCCCCCGCGGCCGACGCCCGCAGCAGCGGCAACGCCTCCTGTACGAGACCGAGCGCGGCCACCACATTGGTCTCCAGCGCCTGCCGCAACCCCTCCAGCGGGTGCGCCTCCAGCCGGACCAGCGGCTCGGCGCCCAGCACACTCGCGTTGCTCACCAGCAGATCGAGCCCGCCCAGCTCCCCGGCGGCCGCCACCAGCTCCGCCCGGTGCGCCGCGTCCGTGACATCCCCGGGCACGGCCACCACCCGGGTCCCGTACCGCTCCCGTACCTCCTCCGCCGCCGCCTCCAGCACCCCGGCCGTCCGCGCGTCCAGCACCAGGTCCCAGCCCTGCCCGGCCAGCACCTCGGCCAGGGCGCGCCCCAGCCCCTTCGAACCACCCGTGATCAACGCAACCGGCATGGCGACCGTCCCCTTGGTCCGTGCGGCTACCCGCACATCGGCGTCCGCCGGGCGACCCCGGCGCCTCCAACGTAGGAAGACGCACCCGGGCCCCGCCTCGCCCGTGAGCCGCACCCGCCGACGGCCCTTCGTCCTACTCCTCAGGGAGCCCCGGGCCCCGGGACTCCTCCGGCCCTACGACCTCCGACGGGGCCCTGCGCTCCCCGGCCTGACGACCTCCTACCGGCCCTACGACCTCCCGCCGGGCTCTCCCCCTGCCGACCGGTCCTACGACCTCCGACCCGGTACCGGCCGGGACCGGCCTAGGACCACCGGCCACCGGCCGCCGCCCTCGGCCCGATACGGCCGCCGTACCCCCGCCGGTACGGTGATCCCATGAGTCATCGCCCAGCGTCGGGCCTCGCCGCGGTGAGCGCCGCGCTGCTCGCCATGAGCCGGCATCTGGAAGTGGGGGACGTCCTCAAGACGATCGTCGCCTCCGCCCGGGAACTCCTCGATGCCCAGTACGCGGCGCTCGGCGTCCCGGACGACCACGGCGGCTTCGCCCAGTTCGTGGTCGACGGGGTGAGCGACGAACAGTGGAAGGCCATCGGACCGCTGCCCCGCCAGCACGGCATCCTCGCCGCGATGCTCCACCAGGCGAAGCCCGAACGGCTCGCGGACGTCCGAGCGGACCCCCGCTTCGGCGGCTGGCCCGAAGCACACCCCGACATGTCGGACTTCCTGGGCCTGCCCATCACGGACGGCGACGAGATCATCGGCGCGCTCTTCCTCGCCAACAAGATGTGTCCCAAGCCCGCCGGAGGCTGCGGCTTCACCGCCGAGGACGAGGAACTGTTGTCGATCCTCGCCCAGCACGCCGCGATCGCCCTCTCCAACGCCCGCCTCTACGAGCGCAGCCGCGAGCTGACCATCGCCGAGGAGCGCTCCCGCCTCGCCCACGAGCTGCACGACGCGGTCAGCCAGAAGCTGTTCTCGCTCCGGCTCACCGCCCAGGCCGCCGCCGCCCTCGTGGACCGCGACCCGACCCGCGCCAAGGGGGAGCTGCAACAG is a genomic window containing:
- a CDS encoding SDR family NAD(P)-dependent oxidoreductase is translated as MPVALITGGSKGLGRALAEVLAGQGWDLVLDARTAGVLEAAAEEVRERYGTRVVAVPGDVTDAAHRAELVAAAGELGGLDLLVSNASVLGAEPLVRLEAHPLEGLRQALETNVVAALGLVQEALPLLRASAAGAVVVVSSDAAAEAYETWGGYGASKAALDRLAAVLGVEEPGLRVWAVDPGDMDTDLYEAAVPQDVGERRPSPARVAPAFLRLVRERPASGRFSAPALLEGAPGAAGGAR
- a CDS encoding GAF domain-containing sensor histidine kinase; the protein is MSHRPASGLAAVSAALLAMSRHLEVGDVLKTIVASARELLDAQYAALGVPDDHGGFAQFVVDGVSDEQWKAIGPLPRQHGILAAMLHQAKPERLADVRADPRFGGWPEAHPDMSDFLGLPITDGDEIIGALFLANKMCPKPAGGCGFTAEDEELLSILAQHAAIALSNARLYERSRELTIAEERSRLAHELHDAVSQKLFSLRLTAQAAAALVDRDPTRAKGELQQVATLAAEAVDELRAAVVELRPAALDEDGLIATLRTQIQVLDRAHTARVTFGTSGVRALPAAQEEALLRVAQEALHNALRHSGAEHVDVTLTRRSTWTVLRITDDGTGFDPTAVRRAGRHLGLVSMRHRAKSVGGRLTVASEPGKGATIEMEVPGG